Genomic segment of Panicum virgatum strain AP13 chromosome 9N, P.virgatum_v5, whole genome shotgun sequence:
TGCAATAAACTGCGGATGAGATGATGCAGAAGATGAGAGTTTCTTGGGAAAATTTGCATGGTGCAACATGCGACAAATCAATTTCCATGACCTGCCATTACATGCCAAGAAACATGGAAATACCTGGAAAATCAGAGATGGAACCCATTCTGGATCTTCAACAGTATTATCCATATTTATGTACATGTCTGCACTCAGATGGGAGTCACCATCGTCTGTGAATATAAGATCTAGAGCATGCTGTCTGCAGAAACTATCTCTAAGTTTGTCTACCGTGCGGTGCAGCTTCCTTTTCCATTCTCGTTGCTCTGCCACACGATTTTGTCTGTCAGGGCCTCTGACTGGGTTCATAGAGTACAGCTTCATAGCTGCTCTGGGTAGCAACTCTTCAGCTAGTAAAGATGCATTAGCTAGCAATGCTAACTGTTCCTCCTCAGTCTCTGCCATTCTAACAATCTTATTCCCTAAACCTTCCAAGTTAACTTCATCATCCACTGACCCTGGAAGAGCACTTATGAGCAAGTTTACATAAGAGTCGAATATTTTCAGAAGCCCATCCATCGCGGAACCACCTAGCTGTAAGCTAACCAGTGGTCCAACATCCTCAAAAAAATCCTGCATGTCAAAGTTCCATTGAAATACAGTAAGCATATGCATGTGTTGATTGTCAAAGTAAAATGGAAATAAACTATACATGTTGCATTTAAAGGTGTACAAAAGTTAATTAATAATATATCTCATAATAACAAAGAGGCCACAATTACAACTGCTGGAAACATTTCTTTTAAGGAATGAACATTACCTGAACCATTGAATTGAAACGATGAGCACTGCTTGAGAGCTTCGGCTGGAGTGCCAGGCTACCAGCAGATGATCTAGCAAATGGACGTATACCAGTTGGAGGATAGGTGAGTACCCAGTCATCAGCTGCAGCTAAAGCAGCAGTACTCTCTTCAATTCTCCTCAAATTGGAATCCAATGCTTGGTCAACAGAGGGTCTGAATTGCTTCATTAGAACTGCTGAAAGTGATAGACCACGAGCTACCAGCAACTCCGAATAACCAAGTGCTATCTTCACACATTCCGCAGCAGCTCTTAAGCCCCCACCAGCTGCACAAGAGGCTAAAGCATGCCTCTTTACAAGCAGCGAAAATGACATTGCCTGCTTAGTAGCCCAAGTAACCAATTCAGACATGTATGCTGGTTCGTCACCAAAGACCTCGGCAGAGTCGCTGAGAGCCTGAGCTATAACACGGAAAACTTGCTGTGCAAGAGAAGCAGTGTATGCCCCACCATATGATGTGCTAGATGGTTGTATTGTTTGCATGTTTAATTGAAGCCTTTGATTGTGTGCACTGAGTAACAAACTATGAGCACGAGGTCCATCACCAAGCCTCTTGAGGGCAGAAGCTGCAGCGCGAAGCTCAACGCCACAAGTAGAAGACTGGCAAGCAGCTTCAGCTAGCTGATCAGCCAATTTCTGACGATTTTCAGATATAGCCCTCTTTAAAGCTAGAATGTCAGCCATACTAAGAGTCCCCTTCTGTTTAGCATCAGCAGCAATTTGTTCTGCTTCATCCAGGGCATCCAGTGCTTCATCAACTCTTCTTTCGGCTAGCAAAACATCAAGCATGTCAGGGAAATCTGTATACCATTTCCATATTTCTGATGGTTCCTGATCTTCAACAGTGGAGATGTCTTGCTCAGCAGAACCTTCAAGCCCTGTACTCAATGAATCTATCTGAACTCCTTCGGAGAGACCATGAATTAAAGCTGATTGTGTACTTAGCAAATTTCTAACAGATAACAGCTCCCCTTCAAGGTCTGATATCTCCTTTGATGTTCTGTACCAGAAGACTAGTTTCAGAAATGCATTCCAAATTCATTAATCGGACAGAGAAGAAAGTAGCAATTCTGTGAAAAACATGATAGCTTATATTAAATATCTTATATTAAATATCTAATCTAACTATAACTTGCATGCCCCAAATTTCATGGTCCCTAAAGAAAACTTTTGGTTGTGAAGACAAAAGGAAAATTAGTTGATGGTCTTTTATTATCAATTATTTGCTGGAGTGTGCTACTTAACAAATACTAACACAAATCAGTGAGAAACATTATCAATGGAAAAGTTGGAGCATCCATAATCCAAAGGTAGTAAAGCAACAAATGGGCAGCAGAGAGCTTTTAGTATCATATACATAAGTGTCGTTTTTTTTTTAGCAACATACAGAAGTGTCGTTTAGAACAGTTCTAAGCAATTTATTGGAAACTGACACTAATATAAAATTTCATTTAGGTTAAGATTTAAGCATTCATTTCCACACCTGATGAATGCAGCATAATTTGCATAAACACTTCTGCGCATCTCTTCAGCAGAAGCCTTCTTTAGATCTTGCAAATAAGAACACAGGTGCCTTATTTCCTGTCATAAATTTAGAATATCAGCACTGTTTCACTTCTCCAAGAATTTTTGAGGATTTCTATCACAATGTACTTCAAGCAAATATGCTTCAAAGATACAAAGCAGAGAGAAAACACCAGCATTCAAACATGTGAGTATGCATAAAAAGCCATGTGGACTGTGCAATCACAAGGGTAAGGAGACTCAAAGTTCAAATATATACTGCCAGCTTAACCTAGTATAGTACAACACTGCAATGCGACCTGTGTAGGGAACCATGCGTACGTTATTCCAATATTCCTACACCACAGTATGCTCTTGTCCCTGCATGCTACGCTTGTAAAGCTCCAACAAGAACACATAGGATAGCAGTTGAATTCCTAATGGGATATGAACCAGTATGAATTACTAGTTTTCAGGAAATGCTGAAAACTTGCCCAAGAAAGGGAATGCTACAGCAGCGCATTCAATTAAAAGCTTGATGTTTTCAAATTCAAGATTGTTCATTGAACTAGTCATTGTTGATCATGCTCGTTGTTAAAATGCAATACAGATGAATcagagatttttttaaaaaaataaataaatacataaGGCCCTTATTTCCACTTCTCAGCCAAAATTGACATCAATTCCCTACTTCCAAATGAATCAGTTGAACTTAGCATGCAAATATCTACATATTCAATGTCATAGCCACGTAAGGACCGTCCAAATGTACGCAACAAAAGGAAAGCTTCCCTTTTTTTCAGAAATCTTCAAAATCATCACAGTAACATTTTAATAGCCAAGGGCAACAACAACCCTAAAAAAAAGGGAAACAACCCAGCAACTAGCAATCAACTTCTCTTCTGGTTGTCAAAGTTTAAGAATCTAAGTCAAGTTCTGTAACTTCAGCTTGAGCATGGACCAATCTGGCCCATAAAAAAATACGGAGCTCTCCTGCGTATACTCAAACAAGGGCAACAGCAGTGTTCTGACTAGGACAGTGTGCCTTCCAGAATGCGCTAATGCGCTATCTAGGATTCTAGTGTCAACTATCTGAAGCAAGATAAATGTACCCTTAAAAATACTGCAGGGTTCAAAGTCGTTTGTTTCTTAAGCAAAACGGTTTGTCATGATCAATTTCCTTGACAGGGCCACCACAATTCCACTCGAGTTTTCATTTAAGATTTACGAAGATATGATTAGAAACACTCTGCTTGTGCCAACATATAACGAAAAAGTAGCGTCCCTACGCACTCTGCTCGACTGCTCTGCTTCCTCCGTGATCCAGCAAAAGGTAAAAAggacgtacccagtgccgtaggcttcccgcactgtgcggggtctggggaagggttgtttttaagccccaagccttacccacacaaatgtgcagaggctggggctcgaacccgggaccttccggttacagacagtaggctctaccgctgcaccaggcccgcccttcgTGATCCAGCAAAAGGTGCCATACCAAAATTCTGTCATGCAAACTTATTCTGAAGCATTTAGTCTACGCGGTGCAGTAGTAATCTTGCTAGAAATTCGCATAATTTAACCTAAACCCAGAGAGAGTCATCCTCACACTCGCAAAAAGTTTCTCTATAATAGCTAAATCGTAATTTTTACGCCCAATTCGCACTTGTCTCCGAAACGCGTAGAGAACACTGAACCCCGTATCCCTCGGGCTTGCGAGGGAGCAAAAAAGACGCGCCGACCCTTGGACCAGCATTCGAGGCCAATTTCGGGTAGGATGAAATTCCTCACCTTCTCGTCCATGGTGCGGCACTTGGACTGCACGTAGGCGTCTGGGTCGAAGTTGTCGGTCTTGAATATCTTGAGCTTGTCCGCCAGCTGCACCCCGCCGTCGCTGccccccgcgccggccgccgcgttcACCGGGAACACACCGGAGTGGCCGGCGGGCCGCGACCTCGACGACTTGGCGGACGCCATCAGCCGAGAGAAACCCTACTCCCAGGGCCCAGAGCTTGCTCCCCTCCCCGCAACCTTTCGGGAGATCTAGAAGCTTCTAGAAGTGGGTTTCTCGCTCGCCTTGGGGGGTTCAGCTCGGGCGCTCCGCCATTTCCGTGTCTCGATTGGCGTGTGCTGAGAATTTCGGGAGGGAAGGAACGGCGACTCTTGTTGCCGCGTTGGACGGTTGCCAAAGGCGGAAAGGTAGCCTCAGGCTGTCAGGCAGAGCTCCTAGCTGTTCCTCAAACGATTTTGAGATCTTTTATTCCAGGGAGATGGACGAATTCAGAGTGTATTGATGAATTTCACTGAAACTTAATTTTGAAAACTGCAATCTGGCACGTATTTAAAGGAGAAATAGCTGTGCTCGGAGCATGAACCTAATGTTGACACGCCTTGGTTTAGTCGATGTAGTCATGTAGTAGACAGGTAGCTATAAAAGGTTTTTAAGGCAGTTTTTCAATTTTTCATGTGGTGGCCATTCGTTTACCTTTTTTCTTCAGTGCCATATTCTTTTATTAAAAACAGCAACTACTCTAAAAAATTGTCTTTGGATTGCTATATATTCTTTTAATTAGGccagcccgcgcatttgcgcggctagtttGGAAAGTTCAAAAAGTTCACAtatcgttgtatccttacttaaagattttttttgccatacatcaccctattcattatcgtaaattatgtcttattgttagttaaaacaattcaaatatgatctacctgtaataataatttgatttgttgagctttaataatattatatatataattattcttattttcattttattttgattgattgttgttagctttagtttttattaatagtatatatttgtaactgatacatagctatttggtattttatatttaatttttcataatggcattggtgggtgatttttaattaggcacaggggtattttaggctaatttttatcgtaatagcattggtgggtgatttttatttttctatttttctccgattaacgtgggaatttctagaccttgagagcgaatgtggaggctccgtttgttggtcaaataataagatattCCTTTAATTGCTCTGAGTTGTAACAATCAGATGCTCTTTGTGAATatctctttttttatatatgtcTCGTTACCTTTTGTTGGAGACTTGGGGGGATAAAAAGTTGTATAGCTTATTTGCAATTCTAGCAATAAGTATCTTGTAAGTTTGTTAAAACCGAATGTGGAACTTTATTATTCCATATTACACCTTGTCCTTGGTGGTTTATGTGTTGAGCCATGCAAACTAGGAAAAAAATATAACCACATTTCATTTTGCACAAATATCACATGCCCCTGTTAATTAGAGCACCAAATGAAAAAGATGGAGTTTCTTTAGCATAAACAATCCAGGTATAATTTATATTACATGCCCTAAACGTTGCTTACACAGGATGACATGAGAACTGTTTCAAACAAGAAGATAAACGAAAAGTTGCAAACCAAACTTGCAGTATGGCAAATCGATCAGATTCAGACAGACATGCAGCTCGACAGTCTCTGCCCACCACTTTAAATCCCAGGCTGGAAGGCAGCACAGCTAACAGCTGGGAGAACAAAGCTGCGTCGCTGGTGCACAGTTAGCACATCCCAgctaaaaaagaagaagaagaaaaaagaaaagagtacgCGTGTCTTTTGCTGCTCGTCACTTTATCCCTCTCCGGCTTGAGGCTTCCTTCTACTCCGATCATCCGCAGTATAATAGTGTATCTCCCCTGCCTGCTATATATGAACGCCGATCGAATGCGTCGCGCCCGGCGCCCATCACGCGAGGACGACGGAGACGAGTGCGACCAGCGCCGACGCGAGGTAGACGACGACCGCGCCCGGCTTGCTcccggcgccggccccgcccgccggcgacgagctcgTGGCGCTCTTCCCGCCCGCGGCACCTGCGTGCAACAAGTTACAAGTACAATACATGAGTTCCAGTAGATCAGTACAGCACACGTACGCTCCTGTTTTGGCTGTCGTAGCTTCTCACACGCAGCTCATTTCGTCTTGAGGACGGATTGGATCGGACATGCCGGTACATCCGCACGACCGTTGGCTGGTCACACGTACGTGTATGTTCCCAACCGTGCGTGCACGCGTCCGGTGCGGTTGGGTCGGACCACCACGGGTGGCATTCAACTCTCGTGTCACTTCAGGCTTGAATGCTCTCGCGATCGATCGGTTGCGGCGCTCCCTGTTGCTTTCGTTCTCGACTCGGCCGGCGTTCCCAGCACACCCTGGGTCGGCCCGTCGGGGATAGCGTACTACTGTGCACGGGAACAGACAAGCGGAGGAAGCTCCCGGACAGGGGTCGCTGGGTCAGGACCACGGATCAAAGGGCAAGGCCAGGACACGATGGGTCAATGGCCATGCCTCTGCAGGCAGCAAGATGCAAGTGGACGATGGTGCAGGTCGTACCAACTGAAGAACGCGATCCGGTGTGGCCAGTGCCATGTGCTCTTAATCAGGGCCGTCCCGGAGAATAGTGGGGCCCTGTGCGAAATTCTAATTGAGACCTAAACTAAATTTATGTGTTAAAATGAAATAGTAACCACTCATACTATGTTTAGACCAACATAATAATATGATATATATaataacaataataataataattgtaCATATTGCTTGAATGCGTGCAAAGTTTTCACTTGAAAAAAGCATCATACTCTTTAAGTGCCCCTTGAAATTTGAGCACAAGATTACAGAAGTAAATGATCAATGCAATAATCAATATTCAATAACTAAAGAAAAAGCATTAAAGAAAACAAAATTCATGGGATGGCTTGGACCAGCGAGATGGCAAGAGCCAAGAGGGCCGAACAGAGTAGCAGGAGCTCATATGGGCATTGGGAGTTTGGATTTGGGAGCAGTCCAGAGCTTTTTCAGTCCAGAGCTGAGCAGCACTGGAAGGGCAGGGCCGCAAGCCTGTAAGGCAGGGTGcatcgcggccgccgcgccgtagGGAGTTTTGATTGGAATCGAAATATGAAGCGGTGAATTGTCTGCTAACGGATGTAGTTTAGGCCTGTAAATCCCATATCAAAGTAATGCTAATTTGGGGGCCCCTGGCACGTGGGGGCCCTGTGCAGTCGCACAGGCCGCACGTGCCTCGGGACGGGCCTGCTCTTAATTCTCATGTGGTTTTTTTGTACCAGCGATGCATGTGGTTCAAAAAGTGCCATGGAAACTGTAGCTTTAATTAAAGTACCGGTTGCAGCGGCGGGTTTGGTGGCGGTGCCGTTGTGGGACTCGTGCTTCCTCGCGTACTCCTTGAAGATCTCCGCCTCGGGGGCGTCCGGCGACATCCCCAGAATCTCTGCAGGATGAGAACGAGTGGCATCCAAACGTTAGCAACTTAACAACGACAGTTTTGACGCACCACGCACGCACGTGCCAATTTTGATCGTCAACACAGATGGACATACAGCACCAAGTTTTCCATCAAAAGTTACCCAGAATCTCTCAAAGTTCTAAAGTTTGTATAGGTTGTAGCTACCGCAGAAGCTTATTAGCTACCTTACAGTGCCGTCGTGCACGACCGAGTACGTGCGGTGCCGTGCACCTGCACGGCTAGCTAGTCTGGACGCTTTGTGCGCTGCCGGTGCAACGCACTGCACGGATTCACTAAGCTAGgtattggaggtggaggtgtaTTAGCTTCTTTcatcaaaaagaagaagagaggaagaagataggGGTGTGGCAGTACTAGCTAGCCACTCTCTCtccgttcttaaatatatgacaccattgacttttttttatttgactattcgtcttttctacaaatatttatgtAAATAGCCAAATCTTCAAGTTAGATTCAAGAGGCTCTTGATAATAGACGTAAAGGTACTCATTTCAATTCATTTAATTAATtgattaattaaataatgttggtcagaattgaagaaaaaaaatcaacggTGTCATGTaaaaaagaagagagggagTAGGAGCCACGATCTCGACACGTACTGGGGCAGTCGGAGAAGGTCGCGGGGTAGTTGCAGAGGGGGGGCAGGTCCATGGCGCGGGTGACGTTGATCTTGAA
This window contains:
- the LOC120692422 gene encoding non-specific lipid transfer protein GPI-anchored 14-like isoform X1; translated protein: MALARGGRGLPSRAAAAAAAVLVVAALAGVASGDFAADRAECANQLMGLATCLTFVQEKATARAPTPDCCAGLKQVVAASKKCMCVLVKDRDEPALGFKINVTRAMDLPPLCNYPATFSDCPKILGMSPDAPEAEIFKEYARKHESHNGTATKPAAATGTLIKATVSMALFEPHASLVQKNHMRIKSTWHWPHRIAFFSWYDLHHRPLASCCLQRHGH
- the LOC120688573 gene encoding exocyst complex component EXO84B-like, translated to MASAKSSRSRPAGHSGVFPVNAAAGAGGSDGGVQLADKLKIFKTDNFDPDAYVQSKCRTMDEKEIRHLCSYLQDLKKASAEEMRRSVYANYAAFIRTSKEISDLEGELLSVRNLLSTQSALIHGLSEGVQIDSLSTGLEGSAEQDISTVEDQEPSEIWKWYTDFPDMLDVLLAERRVDEALDALDEAEQIAADAKQKGTLSMADILALKRAISENRQKLADQLAEAACQSSTCGVELRAAASALKRLGDGPRAHSLLLSAHNQRLQLNMQTIQPSSTSYGGAYTASLAQQVFRVIAQALSDSAEVFGDEPAYMSELVTWATKQAMSFSLLVKRHALASCAAGGGLRAAAECVKIALGYSELLVARGLSLSAVLMKQFRPSVDQALDSNLRRIEESTAALAAADDWVLTYPPTGIRPFARSSAGSLALQPKLSSSAHRFNSMVQDFFEDVGPLVSLQLGGSAMDGLLKIFDSYVNLLISALPGSVDDEVNLEGLGNKIVRMAETEEEQLALLANASLLAEELLPRAAMKLYSMNPVRGPDRQNRVAEQREWKRKLHRTVDKLRDSFCRQHALDLIFTDDGDSHLSADMYINMDNTVEDPEWVPSLIFQELYGKLNKMASIAADIFVGRERFATLLMMRLTETVMLWLSEDQSFWEEIEEGPRALGPLGLQQFYLDMQFVILFGQGRFLSRHVHQVILNIIDRAMAAFSATGMDPDRVLPSDDWFIDVAQETISRISGKPRVANGEREVNSPTASVSAQSVSSARSHSSS
- the LOC120692422 gene encoding non-specific lipid transfer protein GPI-anchored 14-like isoform X2, yielding MALARGGRGLPSRAAAAAAAVLVVAALAGVASGDFAADRAECANQLMGLATCLTFVQEKATARAPTPDCCAGLKQVVAASKKCMCVLVKDRDEPALGFKINVTRAMDLPPLCNYPATFSDCPKILGMSPDAPEAEIFKEYARKHESHNGTATKPAAATGAAGGKSATSSSPAGGAGAGSKPGAVVVYLASALVALVSVVLA